A single Lactuca sativa cultivar Salinas chromosome 8, Lsat_Salinas_v11, whole genome shotgun sequence DNA region contains:
- the LOC111888767 gene encoding BTB/POZ and MATH domain-containing protein 4-like isoform X2: MLLENIEGCDVIFKVGDEKFHAHKLVLAARSPIFRSQFYQQERDHDDIIIIDMEPKVFEAMLHFIYRDELTDELVASSSSREQNVSDIVVAKLLAAVDRYDLTGLKRICLDLSAWMSSTNLGVQCLNIVSYMQKRRISMATHLEMKVMKMKAMKILVMEEVNQVKMLREMQTHKDLNTPKLKYYKICFILFKSVPLLIRVLSHNFL; the protein is encoded by the exons ATGTTGCTTGAAAATATAGAAGGTTGTGATGTTATCTTTAAAGTGGGTGATGAAAAATTCCATGCTCATAAATTGGTGTTGGCTGCTAGATCCCCTATATTCCGGTCTCAATTCTATCAACAAGAGAGAGACCAtgatgacattattattattgataTGGAGCCTAAGGTTTTTGAG GCGATGCTACACTTTATTTACAGAGATGAACTTACAGATGAATTGGTGGCTTCAAGTTCATCTAGGGAACAAAATGTATCCGATATAGTAGTTGCCAAATTATTGGCTGCTGTTGATCGATATGATTTGACTGGACTCAAAAGGATAT GTCTGGATCTGTCTGCTTGGATGTCATCAACCAATCTTGGAGTCCAATGTTTG AATATTGTGAGCTATATGCAAAAAAGGAGAATATCAATGGCAACACACTTGGAGATGAAAGTGATGAAGATGAAAGCAATGAAGATATTAGTAATGGAAGAAGTGAATCAAGTGAAGATGTTGCGGGAAATGCAGACCCATAAAGACTTAAATACCCCTAAACTCAAATATTATAagatttgttttattttgtttaaaagTGTCCCACTCTTGATACGGGTTTTGTCACATAATTTCTTGTAA
- the LOC111888767 gene encoding BTB/POZ and MATH domain-containing protein 6-like isoform X1, translated as MLLENIEGCDVIFKVGDEKFHAHKLVLAARSPIFRSQFYQQERDHDDIIIIDMEPKVFEAMLHFIYRDELTDELVASSSSREQNVSDIVVAKLLAAVDRYDLTGLKRICESHLCKGLDLSAWMSSTNLGVQCLNIVSYMQKRRISMATHLEMKVMKMKAMKILVMEEVNQVKMLREMQTHKDLNTPKLKYYKICFILFKSVPLLIRVLSHNFL; from the exons ATGTTGCTTGAAAATATAGAAGGTTGTGATGTTATCTTTAAAGTGGGTGATGAAAAATTCCATGCTCATAAATTGGTGTTGGCTGCTAGATCCCCTATATTCCGGTCTCAATTCTATCAACAAGAGAGAGACCAtgatgacattattattattgataTGGAGCCTAAGGTTTTTGAG GCGATGCTACACTTTATTTACAGAGATGAACTTACAGATGAATTGGTGGCTTCAAGTTCATCTAGGGAACAAAATGTATCCGATATAGTAGTTGCCAAATTATTGGCTGCTGTTGATCGATATGATTTGACTGGACTCAAAAGGATATGTGAGTCACATCTCTGCAAGG GTCTGGATCTGTCTGCTTGGATGTCATCAACCAATCTTGGAGTCCAATGTTTG AATATTGTGAGCTATATGCAAAAAAGGAGAATATCAATGGCAACACACTTGGAGATGAAAGTGATGAAGATGAAAGCAATGAAGATATTAGTAATGGAAGAAGTGAATCAAGTGAAGATGTTGCGGGAAATGCAGACCCATAAAGACTTAAATACCCCTAAACTCAAATATTATAagatttgttttattttgtttaaaagTGTCCCACTCTTGATACGGGTTTTGTCACATAATTTCTTGTAA